A portion of the Lathamus discolor isolate bLatDis1 chromosome 5, bLatDis1.hap1, whole genome shotgun sequence genome contains these proteins:
- the TRIB2 gene encoding tribbles homolog 2 encodes MNIQRSTPITIARYGRPRNKTQDFEELSSIRSIEPSQSFSPNLGSPSPPETPNLSHCVSCIGKYLLLEPLEGDHVFRAVHLHSGEELVCKVFDIGCYQELLAPCFCLPAHKNINQITEIILGETKAYVFFERSYGDMHSFVRTCKKLKEEEAAKLFYQIASAVAHCHDGGLVLRDLKLRKFIFKDEERTRVKLESLEDAYILRGNDDSLSDKHGCPAYVSPEILNTNGSYSGKAADVWSLGVMLYTMLVGRYPFHDIEPSSLFSKIRRGQFNIPETLSPKAKCLIRSILRREPSERLTSQEILDHPWFSTDFNVSNSGYGAKEVSDQLVPDVNMEEDLDPFFN; translated from the exons ATGAACATACAAAGGTCAACCCCTATCACGATAGCACGATATGGGAGACCGCGGAATAAAACCCAGGATTTCGAGGAGCTCTCGTCCATACGGTCCATCGAGCCAAGCCAGAGTTTTAGCCCGAATCTAGGCTCGCCGAGCCCGCCGGAGACCCCGAACTTGTCGCATTGCGTTTCTTGCATCGGGAAATACTTATTGTTGGAGCCTCTCGAGGGAGACCACGTTTTCCGAGCCGTACATCTGCACAGTGGCGAGGAGCTGGTTTGCAAG GTGTTTGATATTGGCTGCTACCAGGAGTTATTAGCACCATGTTTTTGTCTGCCTGCACATAAAAATATCAACcaaattactgaaataattCTTGGGGAGACAAAAGCGTATGTGTTCTTTGAAAGGAGCTATGGGGACATGCATTCATTTGTTCGTACCTGCAAGAAGCTTAAAGAAGAGGAGGCAGCCAAACTCTTCTATCAAATAGCTTCTGCTGTTGCACACTGCCATGATGGTGGACTGGTACTGCGAGATCTCAAGCTGCGAAAGTTTATTTTCAAGGATGAAGAAAG GACTAGAGTGAAATTGGAAAGCCTAGAAGATGCTTATATTTTAAGAGGAAATGATGACTCTCTTTCTGATAAGCATGGCTGCCCAGCCTATGTGAGTCCAGAGATCTTGAACACAAATGGCAGCTACTCTGGCAAAGCAGCGGACGTATGGAGTCTAGGTGTCATGCTTTATACCATGCTAGTTGGACGCTATCCTTTCCATGACATAGAGCCTAGTTCCCTCTTCAGCAAGATCCGTCGTGGGCAGTTTAACATTCCAGAAACTCTATCCCCCAAGGCAAAATGCCTCATACGTAGCATACTGCGTCGGGAGCCATCGGAAAGGCTGACTTCACAGGAAattctggaccatccatggtttTCTACAGATTTTAATGTATCAAATTCAGGATATGGTGCTAAGGAAGTATCAGATCAGCTGGTGCCTGATGTCAACATGGAAGAAGATTTGGACCCATTCTTTAACTGA